The stretch of DNA AGGGTGAAACCAAAACGCGTGCAGTTAGTTTGCTGGTCTGATTTCAAGTCGTTTATTGATCGGGAAGCCCTTAACTTCGAGCCGAAGGTTAAGGTCTCCAATTTCTACAAATTAAGGTATACATGTTGCGAATCGGTAATGTTTATAAGAGATACATGGTGCAAGAATGTTGATAGAGGAAATAATACAGGAATAGGTCCCAAGAAAAGAAATAACTTCATACAATAAAATTCTTTCAACTCGAATATAATACAAGAtccaaacaattaaaataaacggttttaatttaacaGTTGTAAAATTGCCTAGGGCTCTCACATGCCACCAGCCGGCACATCCCACTTTCAGCAGCTCCATCATACCGCCTTCACGCATAGAGATTTCAGACTGTTCCAGAGTTAAATAATCAAATAGAGCAACAAAGGTCCTACCCTTTAAATGAACAGAAGAAATGCAATtagatatttcaaaaatactattttaaacaagaaacaGCAATATAATAGAGTGCATTAAATGAACAGAAGAAATGCAAtaagaattttcaaaaatactattttaaacAGGAAACAACAATATAATCGAGTGCATTGACTTTTATATACCTGTTACAtgattttacatattttccaaCAATATCCCTTTTAACACTACAAATAACGGGTATGAATAGTAGTACTCACACCAAGTAGTGGAAACAAAAAGTAAGACGATTATATACCttgtttttgagatattcttcCTAGATTAGCTAAAAATGTCGTTCTTTATCAGAGCTCAGAGCTCgctaacaccagtttacaaaaaaattgatgaaATGCGCACGTAAGGGGGGGCGGGGGGTGCCGTCTGCGGCCAATCTCCGTAGCCGCCTCCAAAAATAGAGGCTTTGCGGTGAACAGCATAACTCGTTACTGGATcatcagaaaaaaacaaaaaaaaatgtccatTAGTTAAGATGTTTCTTAAGGTAATcagattgattttttttatttaatatttggatTTTGGGTAACACTTTGAAGCCAAAAACCTGATTTTAGCATACAAAATTGTCTATAttagttattataaaataaaaaaaaaaaaaaaactcgaccTGATTACCTGCGGATTTCAGAATGATCGGTACATTAGATTTCGATGGACAATATTCAccgacttaaaaaaacatacttTTCAGGAGAACGATTTAAAGTTTTGGATAGGTATAGAGACGGCAAGGACAGCCTCTCGTTCAAATGGTCATATTTTTCGTAATTTTCATCCGATTGACATGAAACGTTAACACAACATTCTTGACGTGTTgtacattaataaaaaaaaataaaaaaaaatcgggaaaaaattaaataaaagttggagaaaatgcaaaaatgctggcatatatgggttcgttaaaaatacacgcctaaaacccgaaattacttttataactttataaatgttttagaAAGTTCCGACCCGTACCAAGCAAAAGGAAATTGATCtcctattacaaatatgtaaccctttttcaaatcaatttttcgcacttccgggggtatatcttaaaaactaggtatcgaGTCGCTTTTCCACTTATTTTTCCACTGATTGCTGTGTTAGTTGagagtaaaaaaaacatattgcatTTTGCCAGCCGCATCTCTTAGCGTTTTTTGCGTTTGATAAACTCTCCACGTGTTTGTACCTATCAGGTAATAACTCACACTATATATTGCATTGTATGCTTAATACCTGGATTAGACTATGACTGAAAGGTGAAgacacatgttttttgtattagccttattatacccttgcagaggttattataattttggtcagaagtttgtaacgcagtgaaggagatgtttccgaccccataagttatatatattcttgatcaggatcaataggggagtggATATAGCaatgtccgtctgaccgtctgtttcaataccgtttgcgagctcagtttaaaagctagcgaccTTAAACTTTCACCCTCATGTATGCAGATTAAGTTTGAaaaccgacccgatcggacgtctacatcctatagctcccatagcaACAATAGGATATAACAGCGAAATTCAAGATATTTCGCACAGTGTAAAAGCtgttgacatgaatcttacctaatcgtatttttttgtgcgtaccttgatcagggtaaaagcgcgtgccgattggacgtctatatcctttAGCCCCTATAGGAACAAGAgtgtgaaaaatttaaaaattgtattttttgaattatgaaatattttgtttattaattcatgttgctatgtagtcaaattttaattcgtgAAATCTGGAAGgctattaaaacttcggcttgcgaagttagcttccgtccttgttttttagttaaaaaatggattttcacaattcaaaacaagagagaacgcctTGGGCCAAAAGCATGCAATAAATccctttttcgactttgtcctagaaagtttCGACACATACCAATcgaccctttttcaaatcaaaaaatttttgtaaaaaatattccctttcaaagttgaaaaattttTCACTTGAAAACAACACAcagtttttaggtaatttttcgcacttccggggggcgtatcttaaaaactaggtataGAATCgcattgcttcttttttcacggattggtgtgttagttaagagtaaaaaaaataaaacatattgcagtttgtcAGCCGCATCTCTAAGTCATGCGTTATTTTCGAAACgtcaattttcatatttttcaactttgatggaaaataaaaaaaaaactatttaatactatttttttatgcttccctaaaacgttatttggactttcttcttgatattagcAAAGTTGTAGCTACGTCCGCgtgcgtccgcggttttaagagccaaaaaaggtaaaaaaccttgtgaaagatttgtccaaaacattgttttaaagtcctgaaaatttgatatgatgttcaacagctcagtataagaaactttagttctaccacttttggaaaaacccgctagtttagcggaaatcagctataaatagctaaaaggcgccactgtgcgactatcttatacccgtcactcagctaatggGAGTCCGAGGGATATGGATATATAACCTTTtcttgattgcgcataactttttaatgaatggtccgatttgaaaaatctcTTCTTCATTTCAAACAAACCaaatttcatttatacttctcggaaatctttaaaggtttggcgccagacacattttaaaaacgttagtggacgattgtgggcgttagagggggcgcggcgctcggctgaaataaattttctagcttatgtagtttccgagatctcagcgttcatacggacggacagacggacatggctatatcgactggggtagtgatcctgatgaagaatatatatactttatggggtcggaaacgcttccttctagctgttacatacttttgcacgaatacaatcgggggtgtcacagaaaccgtcgacggatttggggacggttggcctagaaaccaaccgaccaaaaccgttggtgtcacaggaattcgagagatttctttttttcggaaaatttccCGAAAAAAGACCAGGGCTGGATGCATACAttaaatatcgaatttttaataattaccgaatatttgacttattttaactattttccaataagttttaaacttaatttatgtttttcgtgcaaaattacaaaatagaatatatgtttaaagcgcaATTTGTACacaataaaggaaaaaaattaaaaatttgaattacccgccaggctgcgtattgcagccctgaacagcGGTTTGCCGCGGCTGAGTTGGTTTATTTAAGTTGGTTATTGTAAGTTGgcaagaattttttttgaataaataattcgttaacaaaacatttcgataactaacttcgaaatttggaaaaaatttggTGTTTTAAAGTTCTAGCTAGTTGGTAACACTGTCAGGTAGAGggtttgccgacggattttttttagctaattttttcgagaggctttataaaaagcatatttttaaatataacccgaaGTAAGTATATACATCGTAGTATGCAgatagttcataaaattcattagagttgtcttacataaagttttatttttgggaaacatttgtaagtttgttaattttatcaaaacgtccggcaaaattCGAATTGCTATTCGggggaaattcggttggaatggttttctgtgacacccccgaataTACccctttactctacgagtaacgggtataagtATATGAACTGTTTAGGTCAAcaactaccagcagcagctagTCCGCTGCGTCTTATAAGGACTAAGAAAAGCATTCCCTCGCCTTCGAATGGACCTATTAAGAAGTATGGCTAGGAAGAGGCATTGGCTTTATTTATGGACTTAGAACTTTCCAAAGAATAGTATGAGATATTACGGAAATCTTTACTGCGGCACGGAGTTGACCTCTTACCCGGATACAAGTATAATGTTCGGTCAAACTGCGTTTTTCcctgtatgtttttatttgtatgaATCTGTATGAATTCCAGAGTCTTTGCACTCTGTTATCTAGTATGTTAACTCAACTATGTTAACTCAACTGAAGCTGTCAATAAAGTAGTACGAAAAAGAGAGCGAACCGGAGAACATCATTTACTAGCAAGTCTACCAATTTTCACACTGCCCAGATCCTAGTTTCATGTCGCCACAAAAACGCTTGTGGATGCAAcattttggcgcccaacgtggggcacgTGTGTtagttaaattgtttaaataaattaaaaattacttatttaaaCGTGCAAAAAAACCTTGCCTTTATCGCTCATTCCGTCTGCACATAGCTGCACAGACACGCATACCAACGCAAGTGCAGTCCAGTGTCGCTAACCAACGGGACTATTCTTCGTCTTCGCTTTGCGCTCGCTATTCTTGATCTACTTCCGACTCAGAATTGGATTGCTTTCGATTCTCGATCTTTCTATGCACCGGTGAGCCGCTTGCCCTTACATTTGTCGCCCACACATTTGTCGCTTTCGTAAATTGATGGCAAGACGTCGCGCTACACCGTCGCAGAAGTTTTCGGTCGCTTCGCACGGATCAGCTTTAACATCAAAAAGTTGACTGCACTGAAAAAATCATTGTACCGAATCCAAGCCCTCTTGACGAGGCCAAGCGTCAAAGAGCAAATGTTGAGGAGGAGTTGCTCAACCGCTCTGTCGCTGAACTCAAATGTCGTCTGGGAATTTTGGAGTCCTACTTTAGACAGGCACTAACCATTCAATCCAAAATTTAAACGTTGGATTCAACCGACAACGGGCGCGTTGACATCGAGGATACGTACATTACAACTAAATTGACTATCAAACAACTCCTTGGCGAAGATCTAAGCAGCACAATGTTGGAGTCCAGTACCACAGCACCACCACAGTCTAAACTTCCACGACTGCCGCTGCCTACCTTCGATGGTACTCACACGGAACTTCATCACGTCGTTTACGCAGCTCACTGCTAATTTGCTTAATCATGGACAAGTGCGATCAGCAAACTCGGAACAAATGGAACGAATCGCTAGACTACTCGTCGTTGCCATCCTGGAATCAGTGCGTCAATGTACTTGAACGGCACTGTCAGTACTTAGTGTTCAGCGGAAATTCCTCGAATCAAACTCGGAAGACTTTACAGTCGAAGCCAAATTGGTCTGCATCTAACAACGCTCATAACTCTTCATTTGCACTCACCAGGGCCATGTGTATTTTGTGCTCCAGCAGCGGACACAGACTCCTGGCATGCGACCAGTTTCGGAAGTTGGATTCACAGCAACGTCTAGAAGTGGTAAAAAAGAATGGCATCAACTTCCTTGGCAATGGCCATAAGGTGTCGAATTGCCCGTCGAAAAATCGCTGCCGAAGCTGCCATCAGCCGCATCATACGCTACTGCACCACCACAGCTCTCTGCAGGCTGAGTCTCGACAACCATCGACTAGTTCGTCTCAACCGATCTCAGCTACGTATGCTCATTCGCAACCACAGCCTGGCGGAGCAGTTGCCTATTCTCAACCACATTTCAGCGGAGCACCAACTTATGATAGTTCGCTGACGCATTCTATCGGAGCTGCAACCCATGCTCACGCGCAATCTGATGCAAAGGAAGGATCACAGGTTATTTTAGCCACAGCAATGGTGCTAGTTCAGGACTCACTTGGTTCCTACCGACTCGGGAGAGCACTTCTTGACTCGTGCTCCCAGGTCAATTTCATGACCGAGgctttttctcaaaaactgaggTTGCCGCGGGACAAGCATTCAAATTCGAAGCATTGGCGACTCGCATACACACATAAAGCATCGCACATCAACGACAAAAGGTCTCAACTTTCGCCCTTCGAATTATCTCTCGACCTCTGTATAACGCCTACCATCGCATATCAACCGGATACCCATATTGATATTTCGACCTGGAATTTTCCGCCCAATATGCCGTTAGCGGATGATCAATTTCATCTTTCCCGGAGCGTTGACATGCTGCTAGGCGCAGAGGCATTCTTCGATATTCTCGCAGTGGGCCAAAACAAACTCGGGTCCCATTTGCCGACTCTCCAAAAGACGCTATTCGGATGGGTAGTCGCAGGAAGCCATCGTTCAAATCAATCAAGGGAGTCCTATGCATATCTAGCTCAAAGCCTATCCGCCATCGACACAAAGTAAACACGTCTGTGGGAGGTGGAAACAATTGCAATATCAGCTAAGCGACTCAATCCCGAACACAAATTGTATAAGGAGCACTTTAAGCAGACAGCGCGTTTAGAGGAAAATGGAAGGATCTTTGTGAAGTTGCCATTTATGGACTCCCCCAATCAGCTCGGTAGCTCCTTTGATATAGCTCGTCGAAGGTTCCTCAGCGTCGAACGGCGACTTCTCCGTTCACCGGAAACCTACACCCAATATAGGATGTTCATGAACGAGTACGAACAAATGGGCGACATGTCGCTCGTAGCAAATCCTGACTTATCGGTCCCGCACTACTACATCCCTCATCATTGTGTGATGAAGCCAACGAGTGAGTCCACAAAATTACAAATGGTCTTCGATGCGTCATGTAAAACGTCGAATCAAGTCTCATTGAATGATATCTTACTGTGCGGCCCAACTAAACAAGATGATctgtttctgcttctgctATGTTTTCGACTAGTAAGCTATGCCTCAACCGCCGACATAGCGAAAATGTACAGGCAAGTAAATGTTGACATAAACATTCTCTGGCGAGACTTTCCAGGTGAACAACTACGTACATACCAGCTTAACACGGTTACATACGGAACGGCTTCCGCTCCATACCTCGCTGTACGAAGTCTACATCATTTAGCAGATCTTCATGGCGCCGAATATCCCATTGGTGCTACGGCTATAAGGACTTAATTTTACGTCGACGATTTACTAACCGGAGCAGATGACCTACCGACTTTGCGAGTCGTGAAGGATCAAGTCACCAAAATACTAGAATGCGAtcagtttatttattatgccCTGCACAGAGCTCTTAAATAACTGTTAACACTTATTTCTGAAACTGTCTTGTTACtcacaaaacagaaaagatCTAAAAATTTCTGTCAGTCTCGGACagaaaacagttattttttcttttaaagtgttttctgtTGACTGATTTCGGCTGACACAAACTTTCTTTCTGTCTCttaataacagaaaaaaagggagacTTTTGCTTTCACCTCACAGAATAAGTGTTTTTGAATGATCAAAACCTATAACTGTCTCAGAATAAGCGTCTTTTTGGattgtgtgtgtatatttttaacttaaaaattttaagtcttttccatatatgtagttatataaatacactttttatgcGTGATATGGTTTTAGCGTATATATGTAAACTTCGTATTGccgaataataatttattttgtaaaaatttgttCCTGAGTGTATATGAAAATTTGATGTTTGACCAATTTATCGAATAAACTTTATTCGGCGTTTAACTTCACAACTAAAAGCGAATTTATGTTTTGCGCACTAAGAGAGCTTCGTTTCTCATTTAATACATAATGCAGTGCGGAAAATGCCCTTTCCACAGTAACCTGTGTGGCTGGTGTAGCCAGCACTACCCGGGCAAGAGCACTTAAATACGGCGATTGCATCTTCAGGTCATCATAATAATATATTGGAGTTCAATGGTAAACGTCTGAAAGTCATGTCAAAACTCTACACATCTGCATACATTTTTGATAGTGGTTCACGCGAAGCATCTTCCTTTGTTTGTGATAATGACTGGACACCATCTAAAAATTCAGAGAAAAGGTAAATTCCTCAGCATCGCATGGGTGACTGTCGACGGCAATTCACGATGCTTATTGAAATCGATCTCAGAGGAAGATGATTTACTTGTGCCaccaaatttttgttttcaacttTTACTGTTTGACACTGAGACACATATGAATAACTGTCCCAGAATAACAGTCTCTGGAAAACAGAAACACATTTGACACAAAACAAACTGTTTTCTGTTGAGCAAAGAcagaaaaaactgaaaacagaaattaaacTGTTTCGTTCTGACCATTTCCCCAATGTGTCACTAAATAAGTGTTATTTGTCGAACATATTGAAAGTGTCGACAGTTATTTACGAGCTCTGACTTCAAAAGTTGTTCAACTCTTTCAGTTCCTCGCTATTGCATAAAGGCTCAGTACCAATCAATTCAGCTGCACGGATTTTCTGACGCTTCAATTCGGGCATATGGCTACTCCATTTACCTGCGTACCGAATGCCTCGATGGAACCATCGCTGTCCGATTCCTCACAGCTAAATCCAAAGTGGATCCGGTGAAACGAAAGTCTCTTCCGAAATTGGAACTGTGCGGAGCGCATTTACTGGCGCAGTTGTATGCAAGGTTTCACCCACTACTTCTGGACAAGCCGCATACAGCGTACTTTTGGACTGACTCCCAAATTGTTTTACATTGGCTACAGGAACATTCTGTTACACTATCGACGTTCGTGGGAAATCGAGTATCCGAAATCCAAGTTTCAACTTCGAATAGAGAGTTGAGATATGTACCAACATCGTTCTACCCAACTGACATTGTGTCCAGAGGAGCAACTACGCCTGAGCTCCAAGCCTCAATATGGTTTTCTGGTCCCTCGTTTCTATTGCAACATATGTCAAACTGACCCACGTCTCCCAGTCACAAGAATCTTGACATGGAACTAGTCAATTTGCAGAAGCGAAAAAGCACATTCAAAGCCATTGTGAGTTCTAACCATCTTCTTGAAAAATTGGAAACAATAAGTTCATGGCATGGATGTTCCGTCTTTATCAAGAAGGACAAACGGGCGGGTAGATTGACACCAGAAAAACTACGACACGCATCCGATTGCATGATATGGAATCTCCAACAACAAGCCGATGGAATTTAAACTTTTGCAAAAATCTCGACCGCTAAACGGACAGTTAAAGTACCTAAATACATTCATCGAATTATCGTCAAGGTTCCAGCTTATCAGAGTCGGTGGCAGGCTCGAAAACGCCAATATCCCTAAAAGTGAGAAACATCCGATCCTTTTGCCCAAAAAGTCGCACATTTCATGGATTTATGTACGGCATCTTCATATTCGCCACCTTCACGCTGGATCAAAGGCGTTGGTGGCGCTCACTCGATCCTGCGTTTCTTGTGTTCGCTACAAGCCGAAACTGCAAGAGCAATTAATGGGATCACTACCTGTTGAGCGACTGCTGCCGCAACAACCCTTTTCCAAGTGTGGCACAGATTTTTGCGGTCCAATCAATACTTATCTTCGCTTATGTGGCCGCCTTTGGGAAGCGGCGGTGAAAAGCGCGAAGGGATTGCTCAACAGAACACTCATGAATACACGGCTGACCTTGGGAGAGCTCACCACAGTGGCGGCTGAAGTTGAGACCATTCTTAATTCACGCCCGCTCACACCATTATCGTCTGATCCGAGTGATTATGGAGCAATTACTCCAGGTCACCTATTAATTGGAAAATCGCTGCGCGCTTTACCAGAGCGCCAAATTAACACTGTCAACTTTACCAATCCTCAGTATCTTGATGTCGTGACGGCCATCAAACAAGACTTCTGGCGCCGCTGGTCATCGGAATATATCAACGAGCTGCGAGCCCGCACCAAATGGTCTCAGTCTACAACAAACATCAACATTGGATCTTTGGTCATCATACACGATGATAATCGCCCTTCACAACATTGGAAATTCGGCCGTATCGAAGCCGTGGTAGAGGGCAAGGATGGGCTGGTTCGAGTTGCTCATCTTCGCACTCCTACTGGCTACTGTTCTACGCCAGTTCACAAGCTGGCACTGATTCCAACGTCTGACCTGAAGGACTAAGAAGTGTTGAAAGCAGATCCTTTCAAGGGTGCCGAGATGTTCGGTCAAACTGCGTTTTTCCCTGTATATTTTTATCTGTATGAATTCCAGAGTCTGTGAACTCTGTTATCTAGTATGTTAACTCAACTATGTGAAGCTGTCAATAAAGTAGTACGAAAAAGAGAGCGAACCGGATAACATCTTTTACTAGCAAGTCTACCAATTTTCACACTGCCCAGATCCTAGTTTCATGTCGCCACAAAAACGCTTGTGGATGCAACATAAATTTCAAAAGCAAAGGAAAGTTCACGACCACCCAATACGAAATTTACGAAAGTATCGTATGGATCTTATGAATCACACAGCAAAACGAATTCTAAAAAGTCTTCCTAAAAATGAGTTagaaaatcttcaaaaaaatctgACGTTGATCAGTAAATGGGGCAGCGATGGATCATCTGGACAAAGAGTTTATTAACAAAGTATATCTCCCGGATATGTTTATGGTATCTGTTGTTCCCTTGAGAATTAAATCTGACGAGAATGACATTAAAGAACAAGATAAAGCCcgtaaaactaaaatttagtgaaggaaaatatgttaaatgttACTATGAATTTCACCTGACCATGGTTGAGAGAAAAGTCGTTAGTGAACTGACAAATACTAAGTCAACAAAGTCATGCCCAATCTGCAAAAGGACGCAAAAGAATTTTGGAAACTTGAAAGTTTCTTTAGATGAGGAAAgttatgaatatggaaattcACCTTTACATGCTCGGATAAGGTGTATGGAGTTCTTGCTGAATCTAGCGTAAGTTActccaaatgaaaattaaagatttaaagaaaacacaTCAAACAAGGAAGAGGAAAGCATCAGAAAGAAGAGAATAAAGAACGATTTTTTTGAAGGAAGTTGGATTAAAAGTATATTTCCCTAAATACGGATACGGAAACTCAAAGGATGTAAGTAACGGGTGTTTTTTAGAGGTATAGAACTTTAAGTTGCAATAAAACAACGATGGAttatttattgctgattttttcatatttccaaattcaaattaatatccgaGTAAAATCCGGtctaaccttagctaaacagtaaacccacctaaagCGCACTAACATTTTATGCATATCCTTCTAGtcataacataccttaccttaacaccgcgttaaccctaatattacctcactTTAACCCCACTTATTTTATTCTCACCCTTTGCATTATTTTTTAGCACTctaatgctgttttcactattttctCGTCCTAACCCACCCTAACAttagtttttcctcttcttagctaacctaactttagtttcacctgaaaaaaatgtttccttacttattttaacttcactttttcttatttaaactgatctaaagcccaaaaaccttaaaaacttaaaaaagaatatattaaaaataacactTAAATACCTACCCCTCGccattaacacaatttaaaaccaattttttaaaaagttttttaggtACGTTTTGGCTGGTAAAATTTCCAGATTATCAACGTTGTGCGAATACGACCTTTTTCTACATTGGAATGTTATTTGTGTAcgcatatatttcattttatgtttttaaagtacataaatGCATATGTTCATTTGAACGTGTGTATACGCATATCTCAatagaattagaaaaacaaagaaattagaaaaacatttctttaCAGTTTTAGAGAAGAGCTTAGAAACTAAAACTCCTGAATATTTTACGGGATACATACacattttgatttagaattgcatccattaggtgttttatcctaattaatttatcacatacatgccaatttgtcaatgtgtgtgtgtgtcattgcgtttcttacatttaaatgtgaaagcccattaaaaattttttaaattcaaaacaaaaactccttATGCATTTATTGGGTTAGCTTTACACTTTGACTAAGAATTGCAtctattaaattattcgttCTGGTTtccaaatagtaaaattttgatcaggtgtttccaaaccagaaaaaaaacatttgccgCCTCTCTTTTGCTTCAAATGACTCCCTCTCTCTGCTTCTGgtcacgttgtttttgtgagAGCTGTGTTCGGAATtcgttcgtgagtgctgcgaactgccgaagcatacaaaaaacaaaaacaacgtggtGTCAAAAAGGCCCCATAAGCCCCCGCAATCTTaccaaaaaaacatttcaaatcaaccgtgggtccaaaaaaaaaaacaaaattgcttactgattgtatggcatagcaccacactttaaattaaaaacggatccgatcgcataatcggtgcggaaaaaataattaagtgcccccaaccggaagtcggttggggctcatcttctgggctttcaaagatttccacaaataatgcttaaaataaaaatatcaacttgtttgggtaaaaactgtgggaatggttcatGTTTTACTCCCgcaatttcgcatttttttgtttttttttttttgcttagtgcacacctcctctaacacacgattcagacccaattttttccagaattttaggtcttatggtttgggctgggtgAACATGACGccaatcgacatctactcttttatagtaatactcgatttcTGGCATATGACCGCCACGGCTGGCGTGGCGTTGATTGTTGGAATGATGTTTTGTGAGGTGTTATTTGGAATTGGGATAAGAGGTCGTTGAATAGACTGCCCGAAAATTTCGCGCCCTGGTCGAAGAATTTGTCGATAATGGTGAGGTTACAAGTATTgttaatgaaatataaatcTATGTGGACGACCGCCATTGGTCCCTCTGGGGCGGTTGGAGTTTGCATCAGTGGTCTATGGCGGTGTCTATCGTACTTGAGGGTAAAACAGGTATCGTAGGTTAGGTAAG from Drosophila takahashii strain IR98-3 E-12201 chromosome 2R, DtakHiC1v2, whole genome shotgun sequence encodes:
- the LOC123002509 gene encoding uncharacterized protein; translated protein: MDKCDQQTRNKWNESLDYSSLPSWNQCVNVLERHCQYLVFSGNSSNQTRKTLQSKPNWSASNNAHNSSFALTRAMCILCSSSGHRLLACDQFRKLDSQQRLEVVKKNGINFLGNGHKVSNCPSKNRCRSCHQPHHTLLHHHSSLQAESRQPSTSSSQPISATYAHSQPQPGGAVAYSQPHFSGAPTYDSSLTHSIGAATHAHAQSDAKEGSQVILATAMVLVQDSLGSYRLGRALLDSCSQVNFMTEAFSQKLRLPRDKHSNSKHWRLAYTHKASHINDKRSQLSPFELSLDLCITPTIAYQPDTHIDISTWNFPPNMPLADDQFHLSRSVDMLLGAEAFFDILAVGQNKLGSHLPTLQKTLFGWVVAGSHRSNQSRESYAYLAQSLSAIDTK
- the LOC138912178 gene encoding uncharacterized protein, encoding MNTRLTLGELTTVAAEVETILNSRPLTPLSSDPSDYGAITPGHLLIGKSLRALPERQINTVNFTNPQYLDVVTAIKQDFWRRWSSEYINELRARTKWSQSTTNINIGSLVIIHDDNRPSQHWKFGRIEAVVEGKDGLVRVAHLRTPTGYCSTPVHKLALIPTSDLKD